A window from Oncorhynchus mykiss isolate Arlee chromosome 9, USDA_OmykA_1.1, whole genome shotgun sequence encodes these proteins:
- the LOC110532392 gene encoding DNA fragmentation factor subunit beta isoform X3, producing MFSHNGLHRRKGAMFGLFRKNKLVKIRSLNETTKHGVAATSLQELLKKGSKLLQVPLVGSHICLYEDGTELSEDYFRSLPDNAELVLLAMVVCDISRLLDTDRNLDLLIDAAKGLLSDERSPKRRKLLGELLLHLKDSSDTENREDDEDWFQGIDVRFKTKSAYMKYNCESRIRGYMKEVDSYAQTIQKPKLKAEYKKTAESLMLQLKSDKYNGCYFNRTEKELNRLCTKDGWFSCQGAFDQDECISLHSINPYGNRESRILFSTWNLDHRNLCPRIEKKRTVIPALVEALQNRKSSNINLDYFYKLLFTRENLKLVHIVCHKKSAHDLLCDKRNMYKWGKRKGL from the exons ATGTTTTCGCACAATGGTCTTCATAGAAGAAAAGGCGCGATGTTTGGACTTTTCAGAAAAAACAAACTTGTCAAAATAAGAAGTCTGAATGAAACTACAAAACATGGGGTGGCTGCAACAAGTCTGCAAGAGCTTCTCAAAAAGGGGAGTAAACTCCTACAG GTTCCACTCGTCGGTTCGCATATTTGCTTGTATGAAGATGGAACAGAGTTGTCAGAGGACTATTTCCGAAGTCTTCCAGACAATGCTGAACTTGTCCTTCTTGCCATGG TTGTCTGTGACATAAGCCGGTTGCTGGACACCGACAGGAACTTAGATCTTCTGATTGATGCGGCTAAGGGGCTTCTCTCTGACGAGCGGTCTCCAAAGAGACGCAAACTCCTGGGGGAACTGCTGCTGCATTTGAAGGACAGCTCTGACACTGAAAACAGAGAAGATGATGAAGACTGGTTCCAAG GAATTGATGTCAGATTTAAGACCAAATCGGCCTACATGAAGTACAACTGTGAGAGCAGGATTCGTGGATACATGAAGGAG GTGGATAGTTATGCTCAAACAATCCAAAAGCCTAAACTCAAGGCAGAATACAAGAAGACTGCAGAGTCCTTGATGCTGCAGCTGAAGTCTGACAAGTACAATGGCTGCTACTTCAACAGGACAGAGAAGGAACTCAATCGACTATGCACCAAGGATGGATGGTTCTCCTGTCAG gGTGCGTTTGACCAGGATGAATGCATTTCCCTCCACTCCATCAACCCCTATGGCAACCGAGAGAGCAGGATTCTCTTTAGCACCTGGAACTTGGACCACAG AAATCTCTGTCCCAGGATTGAGAAGAAGAGGACGGTCATTCCTGCCCTGGTGGAAGCACTGCAGAACCGCAAGAGCAGCAACATAAACCTGGACTATTTTTATAAACTGCTGTTCACTCGGGAGAATCTAAAGCTGGTGCATATTGTATGCCACAAGAAAAGTGCCCATGActtgctgtgtgataaaagaaaCATGTACAAATGGGGCAAACGAAAGGGATTATAA
- the LOC110532392 gene encoding DNA fragmentation factor subunit beta isoform X1, which produces MFSHNGLHRRKGAMFGLFRKNKLVKIRSLNETTKHGVAATSLQELLKKGSKLLQVPLVGSHICLYEDGTELSEDYFRSLPDNAELVLLAMGERWSGFVCDISRLLDTDRNLDLLIDAAKGLLSDERSPKRRKLLGELLLHLKDSSDTENREDDEDWFQGIDVRFKTKSAYMKYNCESRIRGYMKEVDSYAQTIQKPKLKAEYKKTAESLMLQLKSDKYNGCYFNRTEKELNRLCTKDGWFSCQGAFDQDECISLHSINPYGNRESRILFSTWNLDHRNLCPRIEKKRTVIPALVEALQNRKSSNINLDYFYKLLFTRENLKLVHIVCHKKSAHDLLCDKRNMYKWGKRKGL; this is translated from the exons ATGTTTTCGCACAATGGTCTTCATAGAAGAAAAGGCGCGATGTTTGGACTTTTCAGAAAAAACAAACTTGTCAAAATAAGAAGTCTGAATGAAACTACAAAACATGGGGTGGCTGCAACAAGTCTGCAAGAGCTTCTCAAAAAGGGGAGTAAACTCCTACAG GTTCCACTCGTCGGTTCGCATATTTGCTTGTATGAAGATGGAACAGAGTTGTCAGAGGACTATTTCCGAAGTCTTCCAGACAATGCTGAACTTGTCCTTCTTGCCATGGGTGAGAGATGGAGCGGAT TTGTCTGTGACATAAGCCGGTTGCTGGACACCGACAGGAACTTAGATCTTCTGATTGATGCGGCTAAGGGGCTTCTCTCTGACGAGCGGTCTCCAAAGAGACGCAAACTCCTGGGGGAACTGCTGCTGCATTTGAAGGACAGCTCTGACACTGAAAACAGAGAAGATGATGAAGACTGGTTCCAAG GAATTGATGTCAGATTTAAGACCAAATCGGCCTACATGAAGTACAACTGTGAGAGCAGGATTCGTGGATACATGAAGGAG GTGGATAGTTATGCTCAAACAATCCAAAAGCCTAAACTCAAGGCAGAATACAAGAAGACTGCAGAGTCCTTGATGCTGCAGCTGAAGTCTGACAAGTACAATGGCTGCTACTTCAACAGGACAGAGAAGGAACTCAATCGACTATGCACCAAGGATGGATGGTTCTCCTGTCAG gGTGCGTTTGACCAGGATGAATGCATTTCCCTCCACTCCATCAACCCCTATGGCAACCGAGAGAGCAGGATTCTCTTTAGCACCTGGAACTTGGACCACAG AAATCTCTGTCCCAGGATTGAGAAGAAGAGGACGGTCATTCCTGCCCTGGTGGAAGCACTGCAGAACCGCAAGAGCAGCAACATAAACCTGGACTATTTTTATAAACTGCTGTTCACTCGGGAGAATCTAAAGCTGGTGCATATTGTATGCCACAAGAAAAGTGCCCATGActtgctgtgtgataaaagaaaCATGTACAAATGGGGCAAACGAAAGGGATTATAA
- the LOC110532392 gene encoding DNA fragmentation factor subunit beta isoform X4, with product MFSHNGLHRRKGAMFGLFRKNKLVKIRSLNETTKHGVAATSLQELLKKGSKLLQVPLVGSHICLYEDGTELSEDYFRSLPDNAELVLLAMGERWSGFVCDISRLLDTDRNLDLLIDAAKGLLSDERSPKRRKLLGELLLHLKDSSDTENREDDEDWFQGIDVRFKTKSAYMKYNCESRIRGYMKEVDSYAQTIQKPKLKAEYKKTAESLMLQLKSDKYNGCYFNRTEKELNRLCTKDGWFSCQGAFDQDECISLHSINPYGNRESRILFSTWNLDHSYGSNL from the exons ATGTTTTCGCACAATGGTCTTCATAGAAGAAAAGGCGCGATGTTTGGACTTTTCAGAAAAAACAAACTTGTCAAAATAAGAAGTCTGAATGAAACTACAAAACATGGGGTGGCTGCAACAAGTCTGCAAGAGCTTCTCAAAAAGGGGAGTAAACTCCTACAG GTTCCACTCGTCGGTTCGCATATTTGCTTGTATGAAGATGGAACAGAGTTGTCAGAGGACTATTTCCGAAGTCTTCCAGACAATGCTGAACTTGTCCTTCTTGCCATGGGTGAGAGATGGAGCGGAT TTGTCTGTGACATAAGCCGGTTGCTGGACACCGACAGGAACTTAGATCTTCTGATTGATGCGGCTAAGGGGCTTCTCTCTGACGAGCGGTCTCCAAAGAGACGCAAACTCCTGGGGGAACTGCTGCTGCATTTGAAGGACAGCTCTGACACTGAAAACAGAGAAGATGATGAAGACTGGTTCCAAG GAATTGATGTCAGATTTAAGACCAAATCGGCCTACATGAAGTACAACTGTGAGAGCAGGATTCGTGGATACATGAAGGAG GTGGATAGTTATGCTCAAACAATCCAAAAGCCTAAACTCAAGGCAGAATACAAGAAGACTGCAGAGTCCTTGATGCTGCAGCTGAAGTCTGACAAGTACAATGGCTGCTACTTCAACAGGACAGAGAAGGAACTCAATCGACTATGCACCAAGGATGGATGGTTCTCCTGTCAG gGTGCGTTTGACCAGGATGAATGCATTTCCCTCCACTCCATCAACCCCTATGGCAACCGAGAGAGCAGGATTCTCTTTAGCACCTGGAACTTGGACCACAG TTATGGATCAAATCTGTAG
- the LOC110532392 gene encoding DNA fragmentation factor subunit beta isoform X2, whose amino-acid sequence MFSHNGLHRRKGAMFGLFRKNKLVKIRSLNETTKHGVAATSLQELLKKGSKLLQVPLVGSHICLYEDGTELSEDYFRSLPDNAELVLLAMGERWSGFVCDISRLLDTDRNLDLLIDAAKGLLSDERSPKRRKLLGELLLHLKDSSDTENREDDEDWFQGIDVRFKTKSAYMKYNCESRIRGYMKEVDSYAQTIQKPKLKAEYKKTAESLMLQLKSDKYNGCYFNRTEKELNRLCTKDGWFSCQGAFDQDECISLHSINPYGNRESRILFSTWNLDHRIEKKRTVIPALVEALQNRKSSNINLDYFYKLLFTRENLKLVHIVCHKKSAHDLLCDKRNMYKWGKRKGL is encoded by the exons ATGTTTTCGCACAATGGTCTTCATAGAAGAAAAGGCGCGATGTTTGGACTTTTCAGAAAAAACAAACTTGTCAAAATAAGAAGTCTGAATGAAACTACAAAACATGGGGTGGCTGCAACAAGTCTGCAAGAGCTTCTCAAAAAGGGGAGTAAACTCCTACAG GTTCCACTCGTCGGTTCGCATATTTGCTTGTATGAAGATGGAACAGAGTTGTCAGAGGACTATTTCCGAAGTCTTCCAGACAATGCTGAACTTGTCCTTCTTGCCATGGGTGAGAGATGGAGCGGAT TTGTCTGTGACATAAGCCGGTTGCTGGACACCGACAGGAACTTAGATCTTCTGATTGATGCGGCTAAGGGGCTTCTCTCTGACGAGCGGTCTCCAAAGAGACGCAAACTCCTGGGGGAACTGCTGCTGCATTTGAAGGACAGCTCTGACACTGAAAACAGAGAAGATGATGAAGACTGGTTCCAAG GAATTGATGTCAGATTTAAGACCAAATCGGCCTACATGAAGTACAACTGTGAGAGCAGGATTCGTGGATACATGAAGGAG GTGGATAGTTATGCTCAAACAATCCAAAAGCCTAAACTCAAGGCAGAATACAAGAAGACTGCAGAGTCCTTGATGCTGCAGCTGAAGTCTGACAAGTACAATGGCTGCTACTTCAACAGGACAGAGAAGGAACTCAATCGACTATGCACCAAGGATGGATGGTTCTCCTGTCAG gGTGCGTTTGACCAGGATGAATGCATTTCCCTCCACTCCATCAACCCCTATGGCAACCGAGAGAGCAGGATTCTCTTTAGCACCTGGAACTTGGACCACAG GATTGAGAAGAAGAGGACGGTCATTCCTGCCCTGGTGGAAGCACTGCAGAACCGCAAGAGCAGCAACATAAACCTGGACTATTTTTATAAACTGCTGTTCACTCGGGAGAATCTAAAGCTGGTGCATATTGTATGCCACAAGAAAAGTGCCCATGActtgctgtgtgataaaagaaaCATGTACAAATGGGGCAAACGAAAGGGATTATAA